A window of Pseudodesulfovibrio hydrargyri contains these coding sequences:
- the gltA gene encoding NADPH-dependent glutamate synthase, which produces MAENKKKIIGERTPMPLQDPQVRAGNFEEVALGYTREQALIEAGRCLQCKKPTCQDGCPVNIDIRWFIACLVDDDLEGAFNAIRRTNSLPAVCGRVCPQETQCEGNCILGKKHQPVAIGRLERYVADTYAAKSPCEEVTDLAACALEREGLKVACIGSGPSSLTVAGYLAGRGIKVDVFEALHEPGGVLIYGIPEFRLPKSVVASELDGLRRLGVTFHTNWVGGKTITIQDLFDQDYNAVFIGVGAGLPRFLNVPGENLVGVFSANEYLTRVNLGRAYDFPNYDTPSYKARRVVVLGAGNVAMDAARTALRMGAEEVSIVYRRSEDEMPARREEIEHAVEEGVKIRCLCGPMTFHGDDQGRLEAMTVQKMALGEPDESGRCSPVCLEGETERIPCDMAIIAVGTRPNPILLEATPDLGLNKWGYVEADPETGETSISNVFAGGDIVTGAATVISAMGAGRRAAKEIAKRLL; this is translated from the coding sequence ATGGCGGAGAATAAAAAGAAGATCATCGGCGAACGCACTCCCATGCCCCTCCAGGACCCCCAGGTCCGGGCCGGGAATTTCGAGGAAGTGGCCCTGGGCTACACCCGCGAACAGGCCCTGATCGAGGCCGGGCGGTGTCTGCAATGCAAGAAGCCCACCTGCCAGGACGGCTGTCCGGTGAACATCGACATCCGCTGGTTCATCGCCTGCCTGGTGGACGACGACCTCGAGGGCGCGTTCAACGCCATCCGCAGGACCAACTCCCTGCCCGCGGTCTGCGGCCGGGTCTGCCCCCAGGAGACCCAGTGCGAAGGCAACTGCATCCTCGGCAAGAAGCACCAGCCCGTGGCCATCGGCCGCCTGGAACGCTACGTGGCCGACACCTACGCCGCCAAGTCCCCCTGCGAGGAGGTCACCGACCTGGCCGCCTGCGCCCTGGAGCGCGAAGGCCTCAAGGTCGCCTGCATCGGCTCCGGCCCGTCTTCCCTGACCGTGGCCGGCTACCTGGCCGGACGCGGCATCAAGGTGGACGTGTTCGAGGCCCTGCACGAGCCGGGCGGCGTGCTCATCTACGGCATCCCCGAGTTCCGCCTGCCCAAGTCCGTGGTCGCCAGCGAACTGGACGGCCTGCGCAGGCTCGGTGTGACCTTCCACACCAACTGGGTGGGCGGCAAGACCATCACCATCCAGGACCTGTTCGACCAGGACTACAACGCCGTGTTCATCGGCGTGGGCGCCGGGCTGCCGCGCTTCCTGAACGTGCCGGGCGAAAACCTGGTGGGCGTGTTCTCGGCCAACGAGTACCTCACCCGGGTCAACCTCGGCCGGGCCTACGACTTCCCCAACTACGACACCCCGTCCTATAAGGCTCGGCGGGTGGTCGTCCTGGGCGCGGGCAACGTGGCCATGGACGCCGCGCGCACCGCCCTGCGCATGGGGGCCGAAGAGGTCTCCATCGTCTACCGGCGCTCCGAGGACGAGATGCCCGCCCGCCGCGAGGAGATCGAGCATGCCGTGGAGGAGGGCGTCAAGATCCGCTGCCTGTGCGGCCCGATGACCTTCCACGGCGACGATCAGGGCCGGCTCGAGGCCATGACCGTCCAGAAGATGGCGCTTGGCGAACCCGACGAGTCCGGCCGCTGCTCGCCGGTCTGCCTGGAAGGCGAAACCGAGCGGATTCCCTGCGACATGGCCATCATCGCCGTGGGCACCCGGCCCAACCCCATCCTGCTCGAGGCCACTCCCGACCTCGGACTGAACAAGTGGGGCTACGTGGAGGCCGATCCCGAAACCGGCGAGACTTCCATCTCTAACGTCTTCGCGGGCGGCGACATCGTCACCGGCGCGGCCACGGTCATCTCCGCCATGGGCGCGGGCCGTCGCGCCGCCAAGGAAATCGCCAAACGGCTCCTGTAG
- a CDS encoding sulfide/dihydroorotate dehydrogenase-like FAD/NAD-binding protein, with product MSYKILKKEELIPGQTTMLVIDAPQIAQKAKPGNFVMLRVNEHGERIPLTIADCDAKNGTITIIYLVVGKTTAEMNTLKEGDGFADVCGPLGKPTHIEKTGTVVCVGGGTGIAAMHHIAKGHVEAGNRVIAVIGARSKNLLLFCSELSALCPEVRIATDDGTEGHKGFVTEVLQDLLETEDDVAEVVAIGPVPMMEAVCRVTKPFGTKTTVSLNSIMVDGIGMCGACRCTVGGKTLFACVDGPEFDGQKVDFDELKARLRQFTEQEAESTEMFSKECRCHGGE from the coding sequence ATGAGTTACAAAATTCTAAAGAAAGAAGAGCTGATCCCGGGGCAGACCACGATGCTGGTCATCGACGCGCCCCAGATCGCCCAAAAGGCCAAACCCGGCAACTTCGTCATGCTCAGGGTGAACGAGCACGGCGAACGCATTCCCCTGACCATCGCGGATTGTGACGCGAAAAATGGTACCATTACCATTATTTATCTGGTCGTGGGCAAGACCACGGCCGAGATGAACACGCTGAAGGAAGGCGACGGATTCGCGGACGTGTGCGGCCCGCTCGGAAAGCCCACGCATATCGAAAAGACCGGCACCGTGGTCTGCGTTGGCGGCGGCACCGGCATCGCGGCCATGCACCACATCGCCAAGGGCCATGTGGAGGCGGGCAACCGGGTCATCGCCGTCATCGGGGCGCGTTCCAAGAACCTGCTCCTTTTCTGCTCCGAACTTTCCGCGCTCTGCCCCGAGGTTCGTATCGCCACCGACGACGGCACCGAAGGCCACAAGGGCTTTGTCACCGAGGTCCTGCAGGATCTCCTGGAGACCGAGGACGACGTGGCCGAAGTGGTCGCCATCGGCCCGGTTCCCATGATGGAGGCCGTCTGCCGCGTGACCAAGCCGTTCGGCACCAAGACCACGGTATCGCTCAACTCCATCATGGTCGACGGCATCGGCATGTGCGGCGCGTGCCGCTGCACCGTGGGCGGCAAGACCCTGTTCGCCTGCGTGGACGGGCCCGAGTTCGACGGCCAGAAGGTCGATTTCGACGAGCTCAAGGCCCGGCTGCGCCAGTTCACCGAGCAGGAGGCGGAATCAACGGAAATGTTCAGCAAGGAGTGTCGGTGCCATGGCGGAGAATAA
- a CDS encoding TAXI family TRAP transporter solute-binding subunit gives MQNPYIKKLVKFLRSHVLMSFIIYGAAIGVLALALWVTFQFVKPLPPGKVVMATGGEGGAYYAFAQEYAEFFKEHGFELEVRASKGSMDNLAIVGDPQSGVQAAFMQGGITTPEEHPDLESLGSLYFEPVWLFTSKRLRVKTLADLKGRKVAVGAEGSGTSHMVLQLLAENGITPETATLLPEGTAQAIPELLDRAIDALFVIAGVNSEAVRTLSEAHKTVNLYSFDRAETYVRTHRFLEKLTLPQGGIDLMRDLPARDVTLLAPTANLVVRDDLHPALKYLFLLAAAKIHGKGDMFAATHQFPNDQAVLFPLSDEARNFYKSGPPFLMRYLPFQVAITVERLKILLIPLLTLLFPLFKITPPAYRWQIRRRIFKWYKQLKKLDMHAYDLTDPAEARAMLEELERMDRLVLETSVPLSYTDYIYSLRLHIRMIRQRLEKIAGHPIQDTGHPAD, from the coding sequence ATGCAGAACCCCTATATAAAAAAGCTCGTCAAGTTCCTGCGCTCACACGTGCTCATGTCGTTCATCATATACGGCGCGGCCATCGGCGTGCTCGCCCTGGCCCTGTGGGTGACCTTCCAGTTCGTCAAGCCCCTGCCCCCGGGCAAGGTGGTCATGGCCACCGGCGGCGAGGGCGGCGCGTACTACGCCTTTGCCCAGGAATACGCCGAGTTCTTCAAGGAGCACGGCTTCGAGCTGGAGGTGCGCGCCTCCAAGGGGTCCATGGACAACCTGGCCATTGTCGGCGACCCGCAGTCCGGGGTGCAGGCCGCGTTCATGCAGGGCGGCATCACCACCCCTGAGGAGCACCCCGACCTGGAAAGCCTGGGCTCGCTGTATTTCGAACCGGTCTGGCTGTTCACCTCCAAACGGCTGCGCGTGAAGACCCTGGCCGACCTCAAGGGCCGCAAGGTCGCGGTCGGGGCCGAGGGCAGCGGGACCAGCCACATGGTCCTCCAGCTGCTTGCCGAGAACGGGATCACTCCGGAGACGGCCACCCTGCTGCCCGAAGGCACGGCCCAGGCCATCCCCGAACTGCTCGACCGCGCGATCGACGCCCTGTTCGTCATCGCCGGGGTCAACTCCGAGGCCGTGCGGACCTTGAGCGAGGCGCACAAGACCGTGAACCTGTATTCCTTCGACCGGGCGGAGACCTACGTGCGCACCCACCGGTTCCTGGAAAAGCTGACCCTGCCCCAGGGCGGCATCGACCTCATGCGCGACCTGCCCGCCCGCGACGTGACCCTGCTCGCGCCCACGGCCAACCTGGTGGTCCGCGACGACCTGCACCCGGCGCTCAAATACCTGTTCCTGCTCGCCGCGGCCAAGATCCACGGCAAGGGCGACATGTTCGCGGCCACCCACCAGTTCCCCAACGACCAGGCCGTGCTCTTCCCCCTGAGCGACGAGGCCAGGAACTTCTACAAATCCGGCCCCCCGTTCCTCATGCGCTACCTGCCCTTCCAGGTGGCCATCACCGTGGAACGGCTCAAGATCCTGCTCATCCCCCTGCTGACCCTGCTCTTCCCGCTGTTCAAGATCACCCCGCCCGCCTACCGCTGGCAGATCCGGCGGCGCATCTTCAAGTGGTACAAGCAGCTCAAGAAACTGGACATGCACGCCTACGACCTGACCGACCCGGCCGAGGCGCGCGCCATGCTCGAGGAACTCGAACGGATGGACCGCCTCGTGCTCGAGACCTCGGTCCCCCTGTCCTATACGGATTACATCTACTCCCTCAGGCTGCACATCCGCATGATCCGCCAACGGCTGGAAAAAATCGCCGGACACCCCATCCAGGACACCGGCCACCCGGCGGATTAG